A single Defluviitalea saccharophila DNA region contains:
- a CDS encoding DNA-3-methyladenine glycosylase I, with protein MNRCPWCGNDELYIKYHDEEWGVPNHDDRKHFEFLVLESAQAGLSWITILKKRENYRKAYCGFDPEKVALFDDAKIEELMNNPGIVRNRRKIEASINNARRFLEVTNEFGSFDQYIWSFVNNKPIKNYWKDISEVPANTKLSDEISKDLKKRGFRFLGSTIIYSYMQAVGLVNDHLTDCFLGGL; from the coding sequence ATGAATAGATGTCCTTGGTGTGGGAATGATGAGCTGTACATAAAGTATCATGATGAAGAATGGGGAGTGCCCAATCATGATGACCGTAAGCACTTTGAGTTTTTAGTGTTAGAGTCGGCTCAGGCCGGACTAAGCTGGATAACCATATTAAAGAAAAGAGAAAATTATAGAAAGGCATACTGCGGATTTGATCCCGAAAAAGTGGCTTTATTTGATGATGCAAAGATAGAAGAGTTAATGAATAATCCGGGAATTGTTAGGAACAGAAGAAAAATTGAAGCATCTATTAATAATGCGCGGAGATTTTTAGAAGTCACCAATGAATTTGGAAGTTTTGATCAATACATTTGGTCTTTTGTAAACAATAAACCAATAAAAAATTATTGGAAAGATATCAGTGAAGTTCCTGCAAATACAAAGCTATCCGATGAAATCAGTAAAGACTTAAAGAAAAGAGGATTTAGATTTTTGGGTTCCACAATCATTTATTCATATATGCAGGCTGTAGGTTTAGTTAACGACCATTTAACCGATTGCTTTTTAGGGGGCTTATAA
- a CDS encoding LysM peptidoglycan-binding domain-containing protein has translation MYRQCPSNHYPYTIQPGDTLYSIAQRLEISLSRILAANPGIDPYRLRIGQTICIPSCLPNHTEYIIQPGDTLAKIARIFNVTVDSIIEANPGVDPYSLRIAQRICIPTGSKCAEIVSAMQNDINMLKAESTSQKIAEENYGDSTQTTRVIEVTPTQILFDAVPVVFSGNYIGHFLPAQNYPYYLDAAMGGQRGITVKDNFGVWHTFGYRVPIS, from the coding sequence ATGTACAGACAGTGTCCAAGTAATCATTACCCATATACAATACAGCCAGGAGATACTTTATATAGTATTGCCCAAAGGCTTGAAATCAGCCTTTCAAGAATACTTGCAGCAAATCCCGGTATAGACCCTTACAGACTTAGAATTGGTCAAACCATATGTATACCGTCGTGTCTGCCAAATCATACCGAATATATTATTCAGCCAGGAGATACTCTAGCTAAGATAGCAAGAATATTTAACGTAACCGTAGATAGTATTATAGAGGCCAATCCCGGTGTGGATCCGTATTCTCTTAGAATAGCCCAGCGAATATGCATCCCTACAGGTTCCAAATGTGCAGAAATAGTGTCAGCTATGCAAAATGATATCAATATGTTAAAAGCTGAAAGTACCAGCCAGAAAATAGCTGAAGAAAATTATGGAGATTCAACCCAAACAACCCGTGTTATAGAAGTAACTCCTACCCAAATCCTATTTGATGCGGTGCCTGTAGTTTTTTCAGGGAATTATATAGGACACTTCCTTCCTGCGCAAAACTATCCCTATTATTTAGATGCTGCAATGGGAGGCCAAAGGGGTATAACCGTAAAAGATAATTTTGGTGTATGGCATACTTTTGGCTATCGAGTGCCTATTTCATAA
- a CDS encoding BsuPI-related putative proteinase inhibitor has product MMNKNILRNTIIAGALSTMMVVPSLAQNINVVPISIKEGEVIPISYKMDHWAQIHKEKLLSTYDVEAIFKDKDLNAPITVKDFKNLIQLSISQEYGNVPAGVTRETIVYELTKIWAEKTGRNLETVPVIKMLIYQDTDQIDIKYNHGVMVAYMLDIAKGRETRKFDPKAFVTYGELAALVNNTDKAIQKELRSNPPSIAPGKFETRGTYEVKEDKVVFDFEIISHYTELKELKLGSGQQFELTITDEKGEEVYRYSDGKFFTLALLYKELNPGEILKWQDEWDKTNKEGEKLESGKYNAEIKILAIFEEGEEKIEESQLTTVMEFNL; this is encoded by the coding sequence ATGATGAATAAAAATATATTAAGAAATACGATTATAGCAGGGGCTTTATCCACAATGATGGTGGTTCCGTCACTGGCACAGAATATCAATGTAGTACCTATATCTATAAAAGAAGGAGAAGTCATTCCGATAAGCTACAAGATGGATCATTGGGCTCAAATACATAAAGAAAAATTATTAAGTACTTACGATGTAGAAGCCATATTCAAGGACAAAGATTTGAACGCTCCAATTACTGTTAAAGACTTTAAGAATCTCATTCAATTGTCAATTAGCCAGGAATATGGCAACGTACCAGCTGGGGTGACCAGAGAAACCATTGTATATGAACTTACTAAAATATGGGCAGAAAAAACAGGGAGAAATCTAGAAACAGTTCCAGTAATCAAAATGTTAATTTACCAGGATACCGATCAAATAGATATAAAATATAATCATGGTGTAATGGTGGCGTATATGTTGGATATCGCTAAAGGCAGAGAGACAAGAAAATTTGATCCAAAGGCATTTGTGACCTATGGAGAATTGGCAGCTTTAGTGAATAACACAGATAAAGCTATACAAAAGGAATTAAGATCCAATCCTCCATCTATAGCACCGGGAAAATTCGAGACCAGAGGAACATATGAAGTCAAAGAAGATAAAGTCGTATTTGATTTTGAAATAATCAGTCACTACACTGAGCTGAAGGAACTTAAACTTGGCTCCGGACAACAATTTGAACTAACTATAACCGATGAAAAGGGAGAAGAAGTGTACAGATATTCCGATGGTAAATTCTTTACCTTAGCGCTATTATACAAAGAACTTAATCCAGGAGAAATTCTAAAATGGCAGGATGAATGGGATAAAACCAATAAAGAAGGAGAAAAATTAGAATCCGGAAAGTATAATGCGGAAATAAAAATACTGGCTATATTTGAAGAGGGTGAGGAGAAAATAGAAGAAAGTCAATTGACAACGGTTATGGAGTTTAATTTGTAA
- a CDS encoding inorganic phosphate transporter: MTISLVDFLDQLVSNPALLITVVLTLGVVLVNGWTDAPNAIATCVSTRSLDPQKAIVMAAIFNFLGVLVMTMINATVAQTIYNMVDFGGNSKNSLVALCAALFAIVLWATAAWAFGIPTSESHALIAGISGAAIALQKGFSGINGAEWVKVIYGLFLSTILGFLMGFIIVRITEFICKGIDRRKTLPFFQKAQIFSAAAMAFMHGAQDGQKFMGVFMLGIFLANGTSDVTNFTIPVWLMLLCSVVMALGTSIGGYRIIKTVGMGMVKLEKYQGFSADAAGAVCLLASSVFGIPVSTTHTKTTAIMGVGAAKRLSSVNWGIVKEMLAAWVLTFPGCGAVGYIMAYIFMKIF, translated from the coding sequence ATGACAATATCATTAGTTGATTTTCTTGATCAACTGGTATCGAATCCTGCATTATTGATTACTGTAGTTCTGACTTTAGGGGTTGTACTGGTAAATGGCTGGACGGATGCTCCTAATGCCATTGCGACCTGTGTTTCTACACGTTCTCTTGATCCTCAAAAAGCAATCGTTATGGCAGCCATATTTAACTTCTTAGGGGTCTTGGTTATGACGATGATCAATGCAACGGTTGCACAAACTATTTATAATATGGTTGATTTTGGGGGAAACTCAAAAAATTCTTTAGTTGCGCTTTGTGCTGCATTATTTGCTATTGTTTTATGGGCTACAGCAGCATGGGCATTTGGCATTCCTACCAGTGAAAGCCATGCATTGATAGCAGGGATTTCTGGAGCGGCCATAGCCTTGCAAAAAGGTTTTTCCGGTATTAACGGGGCAGAGTGGGTAAAGGTAATATACGGCTTATTTTTATCGACTATCCTTGGATTTTTGATGGGATTTATCATTGTTCGTATTACAGAATTTATTTGTAAAGGTATAGATAGACGAAAAACACTGCCCTTTTTCCAAAAAGCACAAATATTTAGTGCCGCAGCAATGGCTTTCATGCACGGAGCACAGGATGGACAAAAATTTATGGGAGTTTTCATGCTTGGAATTTTTCTTGCAAATGGAACAAGCGATGTAACCAATTTTACTATTCCAGTTTGGCTTATGCTTCTTTGTTCTGTAGTCATGGCACTAGGAACTTCCATTGGAGGTTACCGTATCATTAAAACTGTCGGAATGGGCATGGTGAAATTAGAAAAGTATCAGGGATTTTCTGCAGATGCAGCAGGAGCGGTTTGCCTTTTAGCATCTTCTGTTTTCGGTATCCCTGTTAGTACAACCCATACGAAGACAACGGCAATCATGGGAGTTGGGGCGGCCAAAAGACTTTCTTCAGTAAACTGGGGAATAGTAAAAGAAATGCTTGCAGCCTGGGTTTTGACATTTCCCGGTTGTGGCGCAGTTGGATATATTATGGCGTACATATTTATGAAAATTTTCTAG
- a CDS encoding DUF47 domain-containing protein yields MARKNEYNYFDAFVNLSKFSLNSAEILHNTLRNFGTINLSDKIKEMHEVEHSADIAKHDVVNRLLKEFLPPIEREDIISLSQKIDDITDAVEDVLIRIDIFNVKSIRPEILEFTQLIVDCCNSLYLALQEFENFKKSMTLHSQIVKINSLEEEGDKLYINAVKNLYQKSKDPIELMIWTEIMHRLERCCDACESVADDMHSIVMKNS; encoded by the coding sequence ATGGCAAGAAAAAACGAATATAACTATTTTGATGCATTTGTAAATCTATCAAAATTTTCCTTGAACTCAGCAGAAATTTTACATAATACCTTGCGTAATTTTGGAACCATTAATTTATCAGATAAAATAAAGGAAATGCATGAGGTAGAGCATTCGGCAGATATTGCAAAGCATGATGTAGTAAATAGGTTGTTAAAAGAATTCCTCCCGCCAATTGAAAGAGAAGATATTATTAGCCTTTCTCAAAAGATTGATGATATAACAGATGCGGTAGAAGATGTCTTAATTCGCATAGATATCTTCAATGTCAAATCAATTCGGCCCGAAATTTTAGAGTTTACTCAATTAATCGTTGACTGCTGTAATTCTCTTTACTTAGCTTTACAAGAGTTTGAAAATTTCAAGAAATCAATGACACTCCATTCCCAAATTGTTAAGATTAATAGTTTAGAAGAAGAAGGAGATAAGCTTTATATTAATGCAGTCAAAAACCTTTATCAAAAATCAAAAGATCCTATCGAGTTAATGATTTGGACAGAGATAATGCATCGTCTTGAAAGATGCTGTGACGCCTGTGAATCTGTGGCAGACGATATGCATAGCATCGTAATGAAAAATTCATAA
- a CDS encoding radical SAM protein, which produces MDTLLLNDCTLCPRNCHIDRIKGQKGYCKTTHELIVARAALHMWEEPCISGDRGSGTVFFSGCAMGCVFCQNYKIAQGLRGKKITVERLSEIFLELQEKNAHNINLVTPSHFVPQIVQALLISRKKGMTLPIVYNCSGYEKIETLKLLKGYVDIYLPDLKYYSKEISKKYSNCEDYFSYASKAIAEMVQQVGEPVFDGNGMMTKGVIVRHLTLPGCLEDSKKIIRYLYETFGDKIYISIMNQYTPMEPIKKYPELNRKITENEYEALVDYAIHIGVENGFIQEGDTASESFIPEFNEEGV; this is translated from the coding sequence ATGGATACTTTATTGTTGAATGATTGTACTTTGTGCCCTAGAAATTGTCATATTGATCGTATAAAAGGTCAAAAGGGGTATTGCAAAACAACTCATGAATTAATTGTAGCCAGAGCTGCACTGCATATGTGGGAAGAGCCTTGCATTTCCGGAGACAGAGGTTCCGGAACGGTATTTTTTTCTGGATGTGCTATGGGATGTGTTTTCTGCCAAAATTATAAAATTGCCCAGGGGCTAAGAGGGAAAAAGATTACTGTAGAGCGGCTTTCGGAAATATTTTTAGAGCTTCAGGAAAAGAATGCACATAATATTAATCTGGTTACTCCAAGCCATTTTGTACCTCAGATTGTACAAGCCCTTCTAATATCCAGAAAGAAAGGAATGACTCTTCCTATCGTATATAACTGCAGCGGATATGAAAAGATTGAGACTTTAAAGCTTTTAAAAGGATATGTAGATATTTATCTTCCGGATTTAAAGTATTACTCAAAAGAGATTTCAAAAAAATATTCTAACTGTGAAGACTATTTTTCATATGCTTCAAAAGCAATAGCTGAAATGGTGCAACAAGTAGGAGAACCTGTTTTTGATGGAAATGGAATGATGACAAAGGGTGTAATCGTAAGACATTTAACCTTACCGGGGTGCCTGGAAGATTCTAAGAAAATCATTCGATATTTATACGAAACATTTGGAGATAAAATTTATATCAGTATTATGAACCAATATACGCCGATGGAACCAATAAAGAAATATCCAGAACTCAATAGAAAAATCACTGAAAATGAATATGAAGCATTAGTGGATTATGCAATTCACATAGGCGTTGAAAATGGATTCATTCAAGAGGGAGATACAGCTTCAGAAAGTTTTATTCCGGAATTTAACGAAGAAGGAGTTTAA
- the rlmD gene encoding 23S rRNA (uracil(1939)-C(5))-methyltransferase RlmD produces MTKGKRPSEKRFNCSVKNKCGGCQLQHLSYEEQLIEKQKQVESLLKKFCKVETIKGMENPYYYRNKVHAVFDIDKKKNIISGVYEAGTHRVVPVESCLIEDQRADAIINSIRGLLKSFKIRTFDEDTGHGLFRHVLIRTGFTSGEIMVVLVFASQIFPSKNNFIKALKKLHPEITTIVLNVNNRKTSMVLGEKEQVLYGKGFIEDTLCGKVFRISPKSFYQINPIQTEVLYNKAIELAGLSGKETIIDAYCGIGTIGLIASDHVKKVIGVELNRDAVRDAITNAKRNKITNAEFYNKDAGEFMRELEAKKQPIDVVFMDPPRAGSDERFLNSLCSLKPKKVVYISCNPVTLERDLNYLVKRGYKAEKAIPVDMFPGTEHVECVVQIKRAETRMG; encoded by the coding sequence ATGACTAAAGGAAAACGTCCATCAGAGAAAAGATTTAACTGTTCAGTAAAAAATAAATGCGGCGGTTGTCAATTACAGCATCTAAGTTATGAGGAACAGCTTATAGAAAAGCAAAAGCAGGTAGAGTCTCTCTTAAAGAAATTTTGCAAGGTAGAAACGATTAAAGGTATGGAAAACCCCTATTATTATAGAAACAAAGTGCATGCCGTATTTGACATCGATAAAAAGAAAAATATTATATCCGGGGTGTATGAAGCAGGAACCCACCGAGTGGTTCCCGTAGAAAGCTGCCTCATCGAAGATCAAAGGGCGGATGCTATTATCAATTCAATAAGAGGGTTACTAAAATCATTTAAAATTAGAACATTCGATGAAGACACTGGCCACGGATTGTTTCGCCATGTGCTGATTAGAACTGGTTTTACAAGTGGAGAAATCATGGTTGTTTTGGTTTTTGCTTCTCAGATTTTTCCATCCAAAAATAATTTTATAAAAGCCCTCAAAAAACTTCACCCCGAAATTACTACCATTGTACTGAATGTCAATAATAGAAAAACAAGCATGGTGCTTGGGGAAAAGGAACAAGTTTTATACGGAAAAGGATTTATTGAAGACACCTTATGTGGAAAAGTATTTCGAATCTCCCCAAAGTCTTTTTATCAAATCAACCCGATTCAGACAGAGGTACTTTATAATAAAGCAATAGAACTTGCCGGCCTTAGTGGAAAAGAAACCATAATAGATGCCTACTGCGGCATTGGTACCATCGGTTTAATAGCCAGCGATCATGTTAAAAAAGTCATTGGAGTGGAACTGAATCGAGATGCCGTTCGTGACGCCATCACCAATGCTAAAAGAAACAAAATTACCAACGCAGAGTTTTACAATAAAGATGCCGGAGAATTCATGCGAGAATTAGAAGCTAAAAAACAACCTATAGACGTTGTATTTATGGACCCTCCAAGAGCAGGAAGCGACGAAAGATTTTTAAATTCACTATGCAGCTTAAAACCTAAAAAGGTTGTCTATATTTCTTGCAATCCTGTGACATTGGAAAGAGATTTAAACTATTTAGTAAAACGTGGCTATAAGGCAGAGAAAGCTATACCCGTGGATATGTTCCCGGGGACGGAACATGTGGAGTGCGTAGTTCAGATAAAACGCGCCGAAACCCGCATGGGATAA
- a CDS encoding IS110 family transposase, translated as MKRTQNEKILQMKSETLVVGIDVGKDTHYSRAIDNRGVELGKLLRFSNTKQGYEALDSWMQKIMQEHGKTEAIVGFEPTGHYWFTLGDHLQKEGHRLGIVNPFHVKCARELDDNSPTKNDRKDPKTIAMLVKDGRYRDVYIPEDLFQELREAVIERERLLEQEIALSNQVIRWLDIRFPEFNEVFKDWSGTAAWLTLKSYPTPAKVMAAGVKGIVDTWRKGMKKPSHKKAERLIKAASESIGRMAGSEAAEASLQNLMTQYELIKQQKREIESLMQELMLRIPNASKLAAIKGIGMVTAAVIVSEIGDIHRFQDPRQIQKMAGLSLRENSSGRHKGKTTISKRGRKRLREGLFRGIITMLATNQEFRVMHQKNLTREKNPLTKMESIIALCGKLIRVMYVILTKGHDYDANKMMNDMNRSMKAA; from the coding sequence ATGAAGCGTACACAAAATGAAAAGATTTTGCAAATGAAATCTGAAACACTTGTGGTAGGAATTGATGTGGGAAAGGATACACATTATTCACGAGCTATTGACAACAGAGGTGTTGAACTGGGTAAGTTATTAAGGTTCAGCAATACAAAACAAGGCTATGAGGCTTTGGATAGCTGGATGCAGAAAATTATGCAGGAACATGGCAAGACTGAGGCAATTGTGGGATTTGAGCCTACAGGTCACTACTGGTTTACATTAGGTGACCACCTGCAAAAGGAAGGTCATCGGCTTGGTATCGTTAACCCATTCCATGTTAAGTGTGCCAGAGAGTTGGACGATAACAGTCCTACAAAGAATGACCGCAAAGACCCTAAGACTATAGCAATGCTGGTCAAGGATGGCAGATACCGGGATGTATATATACCGGAGGATCTTTTTCAGGAGCTCCGGGAAGCAGTAATTGAGAGAGAACGGCTTCTGGAGCAAGAAATAGCCTTAAGCAATCAGGTGATCCGCTGGTTGGACATCCGGTTTCCGGAGTTTAACGAGGTATTCAAAGATTGGAGCGGGACAGCCGCATGGCTGACATTAAAGTCTTATCCCACGCCGGCAAAGGTGATGGCTGCAGGAGTAAAAGGTATAGTAGATACCTGGCGAAAGGGAATGAAAAAGCCCAGCCATAAGAAAGCGGAAAGACTGATTAAGGCGGCTTCTGAATCGATAGGGCGTATGGCTGGATCAGAAGCAGCGGAAGCCTCTTTGCAGAATCTTATGACACAATATGAACTAATAAAGCAGCAAAAGCGGGAGATAGAAAGCCTTATGCAGGAGCTGATGTTAAGAATACCAAACGCATCGAAACTGGCAGCTATAAAAGGGATTGGGATGGTGACAGCGGCAGTCATCGTCAGTGAAATAGGAGACATTCATCGTTTTCAAGACCCCCGGCAGATACAGAAAATGGCGGGATTGAGTCTTAGAGAAAACAGTTCTGGCAGGCATAAAGGCAAAACAACCATAAGCAAGCGAGGACGAAAACGTCTTCGAGAGGGATTATTCAGAGGAATCATTACAATGTTGGCAACAAACCAGGAATTCAGGGTAATGCATCAGAAAAATCTAACCCGGGAAAAGAACCCTCTGACCAAGATGGAGTCAATAATTGCTCTGTGTGGCAAGCTCATACGAGTAATGTATGTAATACTGACAAAAGGGCATGACTACGATGCCAACAAAATGATGAATGATATGAACCGTTCGATGAAGGCGGCATAG
- a CDS encoding JAB domain-containing protein, whose protein sequence is MKDKERFMVSFLDSGNNIIETKIMSEGSIGQAPVYPREILKYALACDCNAIILAHNHPGGSQNFSMEDKTLTQRIVDIFHPLGIKVLDHIIVADTIYTSMAEKGELPKESRSIANYGVIELGASTAKEKLNRVQHTHSR, encoded by the coding sequence ATGAAGGATAAAGAAAGGTTTATGGTTTCTTTTTTAGACAGCGGTAATAACATAATCGAAACCAAAATCATGTCTGAAGGGAGTATCGGACAGGCACCAGTTTATCCGCGAGAAATATTAAAATATGCTCTTGCCTGCGATTGTAACGCAATAATTTTAGCCCATAACCATCCCGGAGGCTCCCAAAATTTCTCTATGGAAGATAAAACATTGACACAGAGAATAGTTGATATTTTTCATCCGCTTGGGATTAAGGTTTTGGATCATATTATTGTTGCCGATACAATTTATACTTCTATGGCAGAGAAAGGAGAACTTCCCAAAGAGAGCAGAAGTATTGCAAATTATGGGGTGATTGAATTAGGTGCATCTACTGCAAAGGAAAAGCTGAATAGGGTTCAGCATACACACTCACGTTAG
- a CDS encoding energy-coupling factor ABC transporter permease: MSKKLQLALGLGLMVILMPTMASAMHIMEGFLPPVWAISWGVLCVPFIVIGLFSINKTVRENPRLKIYLAMAGAFAFVLSALKIPSVTGSCSHPTGLGLGTILFGPTAMSVLGLIVLLFQAILLAHGGLTTLGANTFSMAVVGPIVAFATYKLVKKAKGPQWLAVFLAAALGDLLTYMVTSVQLALAFPAEVGGFAASLAKFMGIFAVTQIPLAISEGILTVLIFNAIAAYGKDELKSLNLLQKGA, from the coding sequence ATGTCCAAAAAATTACAATTGGCTTTGGGTCTTGGACTTATGGTAATACTGATGCCAACAATGGCTTCAGCTATGCATATCATGGAAGGATTCTTACCTCCGGTCTGGGCAATCTCATGGGGAGTATTGTGCGTACCATTTATAGTTATAGGACTATTTTCAATAAATAAAACTGTACGAGAAAATCCGCGATTAAAAATATATCTTGCAATGGCAGGTGCATTTGCATTTGTACTTTCCGCACTCAAAATACCTTCTGTTACAGGAAGCTGTTCACATCCAACAGGATTGGGATTGGGAACTATCCTTTTTGGCCCAACAGCTATGTCAGTACTGGGTCTGATAGTGCTTTTGTTTCAGGCTATACTTTTAGCTCATGGCGGACTAACAACGCTTGGCGCAAATACCTTTTCAATGGCAGTTGTAGGACCTATTGTTGCATTTGCAACGTACAAGCTGGTAAAGAAAGCGAAAGGACCTCAATGGCTGGCAGTGTTTTTAGCGGCAGCACTGGGTGATCTGTTGACGTATATGGTGACATCAGTGCAGCTTGCACTAGCTTTTCCAGCTGAAGTAGGTGGTTTTGCTGCATCACTGGCTAAGTTTATGGGTATTTTTGCAGTGACACAGATTCCTCTTGCAATCAGTGAAGGTATACTTACAGTATTAATATTTAATGCAATAGCTGCTTATGGCAAAGATGAATTGAAGAGCTTAAATCTATTACAAAAGGGGGCTTAA
- a CDS encoding energy-coupling factor ABC transporter substrate-binding protein: MQTEAIRQTKKNNLSVNLLLILIIIALAIIPLFTAKDAEFGGADGQAEEAIAEINADYEPWFSPIFEPKSGEIESLLFALQAAIGAGIIGYGLGYLKGRRKKEDEKSA, from the coding sequence ATGCAAACTGAAGCGATAAGGCAAACAAAAAAAAATAATCTTTCTGTTAACCTGCTGTTGATTCTTATTATTATAGCTTTAGCAATTATTCCGTTGTTTACTGCTAAAGATGCTGAGTTTGGTGGAGCAGATGGGCAAGCGGAGGAGGCAATAGCAGAAATAAATGCAGATTATGAACCTTGGTTCTCACCCATTTTTGAACCGAAAAGCGGAGAGATTGAGAGCTTGCTTTTTGCATTGCAAGCTGCTATCGGCGCCGGCATAATCGGGTATGGATTAGGTTATTTGAAAGGCCGCAGAAAGAAAGAAGATGAGAAGAGCGCATGA
- the cbiQ gene encoding cobalt ECF transporter T component CbiQ → MISIDKYAYSSKLKHTDPLQKVTFALLTLAVCLWADNLIISVAVIFIMGGMTVSRGGTPLRFFIKLLLLPVSFLIIGVSTVAVNISEQPESLLAAIPVAGTWIGVSNEGLQEAIKLFFKALGAVSCLYFLSLSTPMVDLLAALRRLRMPKLLVELMGLVYRFIFVLLETADTIYNAQNCRMGYSSLTAGYRSLGSLISMLFIKSYKRSDELYTALEARGYEGELNVLEETYEKHWKGYVLAVTINVILVLSSIALKQV, encoded by the coding sequence ATGATTTCTATAGATAAATATGCTTACAGCTCAAAGCTTAAACATACAGACCCCTTGCAAAAGGTTACATTTGCCTTGCTGACGCTGGCTGTATGTCTATGGGCAGATAACTTGATAATATCGGTTGCAGTGATTTTTATTATGGGGGGCATGACCGTCTCAAGAGGTGGGACTCCCCTCCGTTTTTTTATAAAACTACTGTTATTGCCTGTTTCTTTTTTGATAATAGGGGTGTCTACCGTTGCAGTGAATATATCCGAGCAACCAGAAAGCCTGCTGGCAGCAATTCCTGTTGCAGGAACATGGATAGGTGTCTCAAATGAAGGGCTGCAAGAGGCGATTAAGCTGTTTTTCAAAGCACTGGGAGCTGTCTCATGCCTTTATTTTCTGTCCCTTAGTACCCCTATGGTGGATTTGCTGGCGGCACTACGGAGACTTCGGATGCCAAAGCTTTTAGTGGAGCTTATGGGGCTTGTATACAGGTTTATATTTGTATTGCTGGAAACTGCAGATACCATCTATAATGCACAGAATTGCCGTATGGGCTATTCAAGCCTGACTGCCGGATATCGCTCTTTAGGCTCATTGATTTCCATGCTCTTCATAAAATCATACAAGCGTTCGGATGAACTATACACTGCACTGGAGGCAAGAGGATACGAGGGAGAGCTCAATGTACTTGAAGAAACCTATGAAAAGCATTGGAAAGGATATGTCCTGGCAGTAACCATCAACGTCATACTTGTTTTATCTTCAATAGCTTTAAAGCAAGTATAG
- a CDS encoding ATP-binding cassette domain-containing protein, with protein sequence MIENILEVKDLHYTYTDGTHALKGVTLDIKQGMTTAVLGGNGAGKSTLFLSLNGTLKPTAGKVLFKGLQLDYSRKGLRDLRKSVGIVFQDPDSQLFSASVLQDISFGPINMKLPEEEVRKRVNAAMDRIGISHLKDKPTHCLSFGQKKRVAIAGVLAMEPEVLVLDEPTAGLDPMGVSEIMKLLRKIQKDLGLSVVISTHDIDIVPLYCDYAYVMDQGRIVLEGTPKEVFAHRDEIRSVNLRLPRIGHLMEILKEKDDFEFSENANTISEARKALNDWKKRKTT encoded by the coding sequence ATGATAGAGAACATCCTGGAGGTAAAGGACCTTCATTACACATATACTGATGGAACACATGCTTTAAAGGGAGTGACACTTGATATAAAGCAAGGAATGACAACTGCCGTACTGGGTGGAAATGGAGCGGGAAAATCAACACTGTTTCTTTCTCTAAACGGAACACTCAAACCAACGGCCGGTAAGGTGCTGTTTAAGGGACTTCAGCTGGACTATTCCCGAAAGGGCCTTAGAGACCTTCGCAAATCTGTGGGTATTGTGTTTCAAGACCCGGATAGCCAGTTGTTTTCGGCAAGTGTACTTCAGGATATCTCCTTTGGTCCAATAAATATGAAGCTGCCTGAAGAAGAAGTCCGCAAGAGAGTAAATGCTGCAATGGACAGGATTGGTATATCACACCTTAAGGATAAGCCAACCCACTGTCTCAGTTTCGGACAGAAAAAGCGTGTAGCCATTGCCGGAGTACTGGCTATGGAGCCCGAAGTGCTGGTGCTTGATGAGCCTACGGCAGGACTTGATCCCATGGGAGTTAGTGAAATTATGAAACTTCTTCGGAAAATACAAAAGGATTTAGGATTATCTGTGGTTATTTCAACCCATGATATTGACATAGTACCGCTTTACTGTGATTATGCCTATGTGATGGATCAGGGCAGGATTGTGCTGGAAGGTACTCCTAAAGAAGTATTCGCTCATAGGGATGAAATAAGGAGTGTAAACTTAAGACTTCCACGAATCGGACATTTGATGGAGATACTAAAGGAAAAGGATGACTTTGAATTTTCGGAGAATGCCAATACCATATCCGAAGCGAGAAAAGCTCTTAATGACTGGAAGAAAAGAAAAACTACCTAA